In a single window of the Cryptococcus neoformans var. neoformans JEC21 chromosome 11 sequence genome:
- a CDS encoding 2,4-dienoyl-CoA reductase (NADPH), putative, producing MFSIDYSGKIVFITGGGRGIGLALTEAFAEAGATIVVTYNSRDPSEYVQAVSKKFRVPIHVYHCPAEDSKRIDEVIELASREVGEVDIVIANAGMSQWVEMIDMKDADLHKMFDVNLVAPLFLARAFTRHWLGLPATISENDTAQGSRKDVVKLNKRIVFIASISGLVNMSPQYQVAYNASKAGLAMASKSLAGEWAKYGITVNSISPGYVSTDMIKNPPPGEGERWVARWNEMTPVGRFADPKEIGDTLVLLCSDKASTFMTGHDLVIDGGYTTY from the exons ATGTTTTCTATCGATTACAGCGGCAAGATTGTCTTTATCACCGGCGGGGGTCGTGGTATTGGTCTCGCCTTGACGGAGGCTTTCGCGGAAG CCGGTGCGACTATTGTTGTTACTTACAACTCGCGAGACCCTTCGGAATACGTTCAGGCCGTCTCAAAGAAGTTCCGCGTTCCCATCCATGTCTACCATTGCCCCGCCGAGGACTCCAAACGCATCGATGAAGTGATTGAGCTTGCTAGCAGGGAAGTGGGCGAGGTGGACATTGTGATTGCTAATGCCGGCATGAGTCAGTGGGTCGAAATGATTGACATGAAGGATG CCGACTTGCACAAGATGTTTGACGTCAACCTCGTTGCCCCTTTGTTCCTCGCTCGTGCATTCACCAGACATTGGCTCGGTCTTCCAGCCACCATTTCTGAGAATGACACTGCCCAAGGGTCCAGAAAAGATGttgtcaagctcaacaagcGGATCGTCTTTATTGCGTCTATTAGCGGTCTCGTGAATATGTCTCCTCAGTATCAAGTAGCCTATAATGCTTCCAAGGCTGGCCTTGCCATGGCTTCCAAG TCTTTAGCCGGAGAATGGGCGAAATACGGTATCACTGTCAACAGTATCTCCCCCGGCTATGTCTCTACCGATATGATCAAGAACCCACCTCCTGGCGAAGGGGAGCGTTGGGTTGCCAGGTGGAATGAGATGACCCCTGTCGGTCGCTTTGCGGATCCCAAGGAAATTGGTGACACTCTGGTACTCTTATGCTCCGACAAAGCGTCGACTTTCATGACTGGACATGACCTTGTGATTGATGGAG GTTACACTACCTATTAA